In Haloarcula marismortui ATCC 43049, the sequence GATCTTCGTGGTCATCTTCGGCCCGGGGGCCCTCGCTGGCGTGCTGGCGATTTCGATCAGATCTATCGGGTTCACTGCAAAGCTAATCGCGGAAGCCATCGAAGAGATCGACCGCGGGTCTGTTGAGGCGGTCACTGCAGCTGGGGCATCGCCCGTTGATGTACTCATCTACAGTATCGTTCCACAGATCAAGCCGGCGTTCATCAGCGTCGCGACGCTTCGATGGGACATCAACGTCAGAGCGTCAACGATCATCGGGTTCGTCGGTGCAGGCGGTATCGGTGTCCCGCTGCAGACTGAGATCAACTACTTCAACTGGGAAGCAGTCCTGACGATCCTCATCTCGATTCTGGGCCTTGTGCTCATCAGTGAAGGTATCTCGGCCTATCTGCGCAAGAAAGTAATGTAGGCGATCGCAGCTCGCATCGCCTATTATTCTGATATCTGCTTAGATAATATTATAGAACTATTGTCAAAAGACTTATGTATTTGGAGTATATATAGCCAGTGGGGCCAACGCCAGTGTCTGCCAACCTGGTTTTCCCCTTCTCCGTTTTGACAGACCTCTTCTCGCCAGAGACAGTTTCGCGAGATGGGTCCTTCTGGATAGATGCATAGGACATCGACCTGTTGTCTGGGCCCGAATACCAGAGCAGTCTGCTACAGTCCGCTCGTTGCTTTCGCCGCCGAAAAATTGACCACGCTGACTCCGGGCAAAGCATGGTCAGATAGGCTATGCAGTGATCAAACCAGAACTTACGAGTACGGGTC encodes:
- the phnE gene encoding phosphonate ABC transporter, permease protein PhnE, which gives rise to MSNSTDSWSRFDRRERLLRFFGLLAGLVILVAAWRAMEVNYGYAVTAPRELADLFGRMYPPNVGYSRKIVGPLLETINISILGTALAIVMAIPVAFLGASNTTPNKPAYLLGKFIISFTRSVNVIIWALIFVVIFGPGALAGVLAISIRSIGFTAKLIAEAIEEIDRGSVEAVTAAGASPVDVLIYSIVPQIKPAFISVATLRWDINVRASTIIGFVGAGGIGVPLQTEINYFNWEAVLTILISILGLVLISEGISAYLRKKVM